One Heyndrickxia oleronia genomic window, GAATAAACTCTTCTGGGGCCTTGGATCTTACTGCACCCCAATAATCTTTTCCAATCTCATTGATAATTGGTGATTTACGATAAAAATCGATATCACAAATTTTCATTCGATTATCTTTAAAATCATATAAAATACTTCCATCATAAAAATCTACAGCAACAAATCCTTTTGCTTCAACGAAAACATGAAAAGAATAAATCATATTGAGAACATTTAACCGTTTATTAATATCAAGATGTTTAAAACGGTAAAACGGAGAGTGAGGATTTATGTATTTTTCTTTTCCACCAAAAGACCAATGTGAGTGTAAACATTCACCCTCAAACCATTCAAATATAACTGCATATCCATTATTAATATAAAAATGATCAATCATTTGAGTTAAATATGGATGTTTTAGTTGCTCATAGACTGGAATTGCTTTTAATAAGCGATCAATTGCATCCTCTGGATTTCCGAAATAATCAATTGGTTTCGCTCCTGCGTATTTTACAAAGAATTTTTGATTATTTTTAGCCAACCCGAATCCAATATTTCCTGAATCTTGTTGATCAAATACACAAAAAACTTCTCCAATTTCCTTTAACCAACTAAAATCATGCACCTCTTGTAATTGAAAACTAACCTTGTC contains:
- a CDS encoding serine/threonine protein kinase; amino-acid sequence: MKNEERQKVIDLTIDKVSFQLQEVHDFSWLKEIGEVFCVFDQQDSGNIGFGLAKNNQKFFVKYAGAKPIDYFGNPEDAIDRLLKAIPVYEQLKHPYLTQMIDHFYINNGYAVIFEWFEGECLHSHWSFGGKEKYINPHSPFYRFKHLDINKRLNVLNMIYSFHVFVEAKGFVAVDFYDGSILYDFKDNRMKICDIDFYRKSPIINEIGKDYWGAVRSKAPEEFILGEPIDSKTNVFTMGAMAFGLVGGEMDHSFSKWEAGEKLYEVAIRATEKNRDDRYSTLKEFYEAWQKALN